CGTTACGCTAGGGCCACTCTCGACCAGCGGGAGAACCGCAGCCGAGCGATTCGGCAACCAGGAAAAACGCCATGCAATGGCCGCCCTCCGCGCAGGAGGCCCGTCCGGCAGGACAGAGGGCGCAGTCTATCTTGTGCTCTTCAACGACTACAAGCTCTCGCGGGCCCCAGTTCTCCAACTCTTGATAGCAGCATCGAGCGCCTGCATATTGTGAACGCCATCTTTTCCAGTGGCCGCGAAGTTGCCACCACCGCGCAGCGCCACGGCAAAACCGTCCAGCATCCGGGTGTAGCCGTCTCCGTTGTCGACGGTCACGCTCTCCACCACCTCACCCGCCCGACGCACTACGATCTGCACGGGCCGGTCTACCGTCAGACCACCTTCGGAGGTCATCACCCCATTGCTGCCATTCACCTCAACCAGTGATCGATAGGGCGCGCGCGCACTCGTCGTTACAGTGGCAAAGACGTCGCCCGTCATCTCCATCTGCAGCGAAGCAACCGCCTCCACCTCTCCTGACGCGGCATCCTTCCGAGCCAGAGTGCTGACACTCACCACATCCTCGCCGAGGACGAAGCGCAGCGCATCGATGCAGTGCACACCGACATCCCCGATGGGGCCGCCGTAAGCCAGCTTCGCGTCGATGATCCACTTTCTCGCAGAGTTTGTAGCCGGGTAGCAGTACTCCGCGCGCGCCAGCTGTGGCTTCCCGATCACCCCAGCGGCTATCTGCTCCCGCATCAACTCCAGGCTTCGGTTGTAGCGAAAGTTTTGTGCCACCCCAAACAACAACCCTGCGGCCAAAGCGGCAGCATTCATCTCCTCGGCCTCAGCCGCGCTCATCGCCAGCGGCTTCTCGCAGAGCACTGCCTTGCCATGCTTCAGCGCCAGCAGCGTGTCGTCGCGGTGCATCGCGTCCGGCGATGTGATGAACACAACATCCACATCCGACGAAGAACAGAGTTCCTCCCGCGTGGCAAAGCAGTGAGGTATCTGGTACTCCGCGCAGTTCGTGAGCGCAGCCGCGTGGTCTCGCCGCCACATCCCGCTCAACGTCGAATGCTCGCACTTCGGAAACGCCGGCAATAATCGACGGACCGCATGATGACCAAAGCCGAGAATCGCGTACCGCACAGGCGACTGCGTCATGAGAACTCCCAGAGAAAGAAGAGAGATGAGTGGCGATATCCGGTTGAAGAGTTAGTGAGCGTCCGTCTTGAAGATCTGTTCGGCGAAGAAGTTCTCCACCTTGGCCTGATCGTGCACCATCTCAAGGTAGGCGCTCTTCAACAGCTGCGAGCGTACATCGCGCAGTTGCTGGCGGATGGCCTGCTGTACCCGAGGATCGTTCACATCGCGCTGCCCAGCCGGGTCGCGTGAGATCAGTTTGTAGATTGCATACCCCGCCGGCCGCTTGCTCTGTGCATCGAGCAGCGGAAGGATCTCGGTGATCTGTCCCGCCTTCAGTTTCATCACAGCGGTAAAGACCGACGGATCCGAGTGCAGCTGCGATTCGCCGACGAAGCCCATATCTCCCCCGTTGGGGGCAGTCTCCGGCTGCTCCGACCAGTTGCTCGCGATCGTGGCGAAGTCCTCACCGCTGTCGAGACGATTCTTCAACGCCTGGATCTTCTTCTTCGCCTCGACGTCGTTGGTCGCTTTGCTTCCCTGCAGGTTGCCCGGCTGCGGCGACGGCTGATCGGTGACTTGAATCGTCGCCAGGTGATACTTCGTCTCAAGTAGGTTGAACTCGGCTTTGTGCTGGTTGTAGTAGTTCGCTACATCCGCGTCGGTCACGGTAATCTTCGAGTTGATCTCTTTGTTCAGCAGCTTGTTGATCGTGAGATTTCGCCGTAGCGCGTGCTTCAGATCATCGACCGTCTGATTGCTTGCCTTCAACCGCTGCTGAAACTGCTCCTCGGTATAGGGAGCCTTCATCTCGGCGAGTTTCGCATC
This Tunturibacter gelidoferens DNA region includes the following protein-coding sequences:
- a CDS encoding Gfo/Idh/MocA family protein codes for the protein MTQSPVRYAILGFGHHAVRRLLPAFPKCEHSTLSGMWRRDHAAALTNCAEYQIPHCFATREELCSSSDVDVVFITSPDAMHRDDTLLALKHGKAVLCEKPLAMSAAEAEEMNAAALAAGLLFGVAQNFRYNRSLELMREQIAAGVIGKPQLARAEYCYPATNSARKWIIDAKLAYGGPIGDVGVHCIDALRFVLGEDVVSVSTLARKDAASGEVEAVASLQMEMTGDVFATVTTSARAPYRSLVEVNGSNGVMTSEGGLTVDRPVQIVVRRAGEVVESVTVDNGDGYTRMLDGFAVALRGGGNFAATGKDGVHNMQALDAAIKSWRTGARESL
- a CDS encoding SurA N-terminal domain-containing protein: MPNTDVPSLSTDTERTFTTRSFRAVSLPAVLILASGLLPVAGCNRGHSADVVATVNGHAIMQADLDKAYKAQLGDAAQQQQQPSQEQADSLRLNVLRELIDEEIVEQRATKMNLTATNEEVDAKLAEMKAPYTEEQFQQRLKASNQTVDDLKHALRRNLTINKLLNKEINSKITVTDADVANYYNQHKAEFNLLETKYHLATIQVTDQPSPQPGNLQGSKATNDVEAKKKIQALKNRLDSGEDFATIASNWSEQPETAPNGGDMGFVGESQLHSDPSVFTAVMKLKAGQITEILPLLDAQSKRPAGYAIYKLISRDPAGQRDVNDPRVQQAIRQQLRDVRSQLLKSAYLEMVHDQAKVENFFAEQIFKTDAH